The Ostrinia nubilalis chromosome 30, ilOstNubi1.1, whole genome shotgun sequence DNA segment CGTATCAGCTTTAAGTCTATATAATTTGATCCGTCTCTAGGCTTAAAATTATTGAATAACGTGTGAAATAAAATGAGACATTCATTattttaagatttatttatttaaaatatttattgcacacataaaaaacagtggtacaacaggcgagcttaatgccatgtggcattctcttccagctaaccagaaaattagACAAAACAGATTCCTTAACCGTGCGTTCGAAACTACAATGCAGGTTTGAACCCCAGAGCCTTCTTATGTAAATATTGTGTGTAAAAGACTGAATCATCAttggaaaaataatattttagttaagTAGAGACCTAGGTAGTTTTACCTTCACGCATCATGATCGCGAAAGTGATTATACAATCATTGAGTGTGATGTGTGTTGTAGTACCTTTGTATAGAATATTAATTGATTTGCTAGTATTGATGTTCGACGCGCTCACCCTGAGACAATGGGCCGCGGGAAACGCATAATTACGCAAAAAACCAACATCCGATTGCCTGTTTCATATTTCCCAACTATCAGTAACTTACACAGCCCCACTTGATATCCACGTATTCAATAAAAGCGCGCCAAAATATTCGGATGTCAAGGCCGCCATTTTGAAAAGACCTGTCAAAATTTgcgcgggaaaaatgacagccGCTAGTGCTGTGTACGCGTTGGTATTTTTCACTGTGATCGGTTTTCAAGTGACCGCGTGGACGATCGATTTGCCGGAAGTTAGGAAATTTTATTTCGAACGTTTCGAAAAACATGAAGCCAAAGAAAATCTAAATAATGAGTCGTACGATAACATAAACGGGAATAGTGTTCATAATGCTAAAGATATGCATGTTTatgatttgaataaaaataatagaattAAAAACCACGGCGAAGAGAAGAGCAAGTATGCGGATTCGTTCAACAATTACGAGTCCTACATGGTGCGAAAAgtaagtataaaattaaatctatactaatattataaagctgagagtttgtttgtttgtttgtttacttgaacgcgctaatctccggaactactggtccgatttgaaaaattctttcagtgttagatagcccatttatcgaagaaggctataggctatacaacatcacgctacgatcaataggagcagagcaacaatgaaaaatgttgcgataACGGGTTTTTACGCGTACggagtcgcgggcacagctagttatttAATAAAGTTAGTTATATGAAGGTAGTTGTATATCGTTAGGTGTTCATAGAATATCATCATCTTCGATCAAGCGTAAAAATTGTTAATTACCTTGTCACGTTGAGGAACTTGACTCCAATTAGGTAGTTATTAATTTACACGTTGTGCATGAAAGAATATGTTTCTATTCAAGCTACTTACATTGTTATTAATAATGAGTTGCTTGTCTTGTAATAAAACCAATAATTAGTAGTCACCTTTCTTTTATGATTGTGTATtcttaaataaatttttttcaTCTTGAAAAACGAAGCATTTTAAACTTTCTATCGCCTCTGCAATTGTTTTTCATGTTTCAAGGAATAAACGgtgataaataaatgaaaaaatattttcttcacaAATAAGTAACAACAATATTACACCATTTTTAGAAAGTTATCGTTAGCAGTTAACGCTCAATGTTAAgagcgccgcaacgcatcgcaACGTCCACGCTCGTCTCATCTCtcttacttattgtaaagactgttagatacataaagaaataagtattttttcttttcattctGTCATagcacccgtattcacaaagtacgatgcttgcttaagtgaagcagcatatCGAACACACAGctttgaatagaactctgttgcccgtattcacaaacgatgcttgcttaagtgaagcatcaaatcgaacgcacatcgttgaatagagctctgtgattggttcgtttgtcaccctatgcgtccacgcgcactgtgagacctcatagtaatgtttgtgaatacgggcgtcagtgaCTTGGCACTTACAATGTCAAGATGGTACTTTAACgtttcgtattttttttaattaggtattttattatgtatgtaagtaatgtcttttgttgccaaataaaattatttccttCTTCTAACTTATAGGTGCAGGATGCCCTTCACAATGGTAGCGTATACGTGGACGGCCTCCGTCTGTCCATCGAGCGGTACATCGAGGTGCTGGAAAACTGCAGCCGGCTCAACTTGACCTCGGTAAGGAACATGCGAGTTTGCGCATTTCAATTGTTTATGATTTCTACTTTAGTGTCAGGGCCTTTATATTTTGTTTCTGCTTCAATATTTCCATTCAAATACACTGTAGAGTGACGTTAGAGATTATTGGAATTTGCACGATTTGGACTAGATAcgactgggaatcgaaccacgCACATAGGGTATGTGTAAATCACGCCATGTCTGTCTGTTTACCTATCGTCTTAAATTACTAATGCATTCAGTCAGTTATTGTCATTCGTCAACTAAAACTTCTTCGTTGCACTTAACAAATTAGCGAATTTCTGCAATGAatctctttaataaaaaaatcaaattaaatctaCCTTTCAAACTTGCAATCATCAGATCAGAATAGATGTCgaagggcgctactatcaacactgggttgttagtttttaatttttgccACTAGAGGTTTCAAAATCGTTgactatatcatcatcatcatcatcatcacagccataggacgtccactgctgaatataggcttcccccaatgctttccatgttacccggttggcagcggcctgcgtccagcgccttcctgctacctttatgatgtcgtcggtccaccttgtggtccACGTTGACTATAGTCACTGCCTAATTTCATCCTTGTCATATGCCATTATCATCAATTTTGATCCTAGGACCTCCCGCCCGAGCTAACATCGCCGTTATCCATCGGCGATTTCACCAGCGTCCGCGCCTGGGTGGCCACCTGCCGTCGAGCCACCGAGTCAAGCGAGCACGTGCGGCGGCTCGCCGAGCTGGCGCTGTGGACCACGCGTCGGCTGCAGGACGTGGCCTTCACTGCTAAGTACAGCAAGGTTGGCAGAATCAAAGAGGAGCTTATATTGCTATCAGTTTGTGgtactgtagagtaaggtcttgTGACTCGCTGGCCTTCACTGCTAAGTACAACAAGGTTGGTACACATGAGGGCTGTCGTATTTGTCCTACCAGCTAGCGCTAAGGTCCAGCTGTCACTTGCTGGCATTCACTGCTAATCTCTAGTTGCTAGTATTCACTAGTTGACGCCGCTGTAGATCCTGTACATTATAGCTCTAGCGAATAACTGAGTCCAGTACTTGAGGTATGGAAGCTGCACGGAAGGACAGCCCTCCTGCGTTTTcaaatagtatgaaatttttgtCGTTTGTCGCGAGACAGCCATGGCTACTAAAGTCGCATAAACGTAAGAAGGACCTGTCACTCGCGAGTGGCTAAGATAGTGCTGTCTGCTGCTAACAGGTGAGCGTTAAAGCGACAGGAGGACTATGCATTTGCAGTCATCAGGATGTCGCCAGTacagtaaggtcctgtcacttgctagtggcTAAGAGTGGCTGAAGCGCTTAGAGGCGACTTTACCTATAGTGCAGGGTGTGCGTTGCACAAGCGCTACATGGTCTAGAGACACTTCTGGAAGCGGTAAGAGGACCATCATTATTTGCATTCACCAGGATGTCGCcagtagagtaaggtcctgtcataGTGGCTAAGACATTGTCTCTAACCGCTAAAGTGACAGGACAACTATCGCTTAAGCAATCACTAGGAAGTCACCACTAGAGTAAGGATCTATCCACCGGCGCCGTCGCCAGCGTCCGCGCCTGGGTGGCCGCCTGCCGTCGAGCCACCGAGTCGAGCGAGCACGTGCGGCGGCTCGCCGAGCTGGCGCTGTGGACCACGCGTCGGTTGCAAGACGTAGCCTTCATTGCTAAGTACAGCAAGGTCGGTAGATTCAAAGGGGGACTATGGTTTTTGATCCCAGTTGGCGCCCCTAGAGTAGGTCCTGTCACTCGCTATGACTGTAACattggcgccaactggtgagtgctGAAGTGGCAGGAGTAATATCGCATTCGCAGGGGAGTCGGAGTGGCACGGGACGGGTGACATTGATATGACCGAGCATACATACAAGtctgaagcacatctgaagtttcgctgacgtttgacgtcacaaaaaagTCTTATGTGCTGTCATATTTgttaccagttggcgccactgtaaagtCCTATCACTCGCTGACGTTCACTGCTAAATATAGCAAGATTAACAAggatcattatcatttcagccaaagcaggacgtccactggtgaATATAGGTcttcctcaatgatttccattctGACCGATTggtagcctgcatccagcgccttcctgtaaATGAGGTCGCCCGTCAGTCCACCTTTATGGTCGCCTCTATACAAATTCAATATCAAAAGTATTGGGATTACTTAAAGTTACTCTcttatttccaaaaaatataaaagaattAATGGgcaatagtacctacctataatagtACCCACGTAGGTACATTACCCATTCTTTCTTTTGAATATTAACCTATATTCTGTGCCCAACAGAGTAATAAATGTAAACTTAtataaaaagcttgtaaaaatatacttacaggATGACAGCATGGAAGAAAACGAGTTGTTACTACGTCTGGCGTGGTATCTGGACAAGCTGGCGCATCTCACAGGCTACGACCCGAATCCCGAAGACCACACCACCACTGCACGTCCACCAGGTTAGTAAAGCTATTTATAAGAAAGTTAAGATTAAAATAAGAGAAGAAATACCCTAACGAAAATAGGCCCTGCTGCGCTACATAGGTTTATCCGATGAGAGAGAATAAAGAGCTCCAAGTTTAGTGCAAGCGAGATATACACtggattttaaagaaaaagagcCGGTTAGAAAATCTCATAGTCTTCAAAAGTGCCTGTTCTTGCTTTACGAAACAAAACATACTGGAAAAATTacgcattttaatttatttatacatcgatcttattaaaaataaaaagcttattTCATAAAGGTAGGTCGGGTATAACATACGAGATATTGAAGATTTTCTAATCGACCTTTTTTCTTTACAGTCAGCGAGTCtgaaagtacctaataatttaGGTAACTTCTAAATGTATTTGTACCTAATTTGTAAATCAACACCGCCAAAGATGCTGCCTCAAGTTATCAACTTTCAGTAAAGGTAAGTATGCACAATTTCCAGAGACAACACGTCTGCCCTCACTCGCCCTGCCTCTGCCGAACTTTCTGCCAAACATATCGGCTGAGGTGAAGAACGCCATACTGGAATGTCTCCGAGTAAACTCTAGCGAGCCCGCGACCCAAAGGTGTGCCCTGCCGATCCCGCCGCGGGCGCTCAGGCAAATCGCTAGGGTGTACAACTTAAGTggtgcgtatttcaataatttttttattgttatctaAACTCATGTTTGAAACTTTGAAGTCATAAAAATAAGAAGCCAAAAATCgctatttattgtcccgaagcagtggtagggttaatactgggacgcgtaaagtgctttttaaaagcctatttgctaaaataaaatgagttttgtgACAATGATGAGAGATAAACAGACAGTCTCATGTTCGCCAAATTCAAACTCAAGCAGCGAGAATGCGTACTAGGTATCAACccttacccatgtgacatgcaataaataatattatgaatttgaatttgaaaggattagtatttgtttaaatagctcaactaggtggaccgacgatctgtgaaggtagcaggaagtaggtacctggatgcaggcaacgCGGGACTGGACATTGTGGAAAATGAAAacccttgagggaggcctttctGCAGttgtgaacgtcatttggctgaaacgacgcgatgtatacctactacaaaataaaatagtaacacAAATAATCAGGAATCGGAAGTTCGTCAATTAATACTAATCATAATATTATATATATTTATTATCTAATAGTCGTTAACAATGTGTATACAACTTTAATTTGAGTAATATGTTGTCGAAATATGTAGCAATTAGCAGTCATCGGAAACAGTAATTCGATGTAATTTGGCTACAGTTATGCACTGGAAAATTTTGTACTGAGCAGTTTCTAATTGGTATTAATGAGGGTATtcgccagaaaaaaaatctgccagatggcaatacgtagacgcaaggtccaaatgctgcatgattggttatttttgacatgacattgacagatatgtcaaaatccaccaatcacgcagcagtcagaccccacatccacgtcccgccatctagcggatctttcattcgcgaaaaccctcattgaactGAGTTATTTTTCACTTCCGCAGATTCCTCCGAAACAGACGCGTCACTCGATACGTCAGGCCGAGTACCACGAAGATTGAGTGACGACACTTCGCTCCCATCCCTAGAACCGGAACTGCTGCTCGCCACAGACAACAAACGCGTTTTCGCGCCAATTCTGACACCTGTCAAATCAGTTCAAAAACGCTCCGTCACAGATTCGGTAGATCCATTGGTCAAGGTTTTGAAATATTACGCGAAGCATAAGATTTGGGTCAATTCTAATCCTCTCGTTGAAAATTTTGACGAATTTGCGCCAAATAATGATGTCTTTGACGTTAAAAACGATTTGCACCCTAAAAATATCCAAAAACGGTCATTAGATGATAAACCTCAAGTTCTAAACAAGCCTCAAACAAATCCTTTGCAGGATCTTAGCAAATACATTAAAGGAAAGCCTAGTATCCACTACAACATCAACAGAGAACGTTTCCGTTCTGCTCTAGACGCTATTCACAGCAAAAAGGTTATTTCGaacaacaaaataaagaaattaaaaaagatttttagatACCGACGTTCGCCCTACGAGTTTGAACATCACCACCACGAGCATTTTCTTCCACACATTCCACACGACCACGTAATaaaaacgcacacaaacgtccACTACGAACCTCACAAAGATCCGGCAGTGGTAGCTAAAGAGACCGTTGAAAAAATAAAGGCGACCATAGACAAGATACACACGAAAAAGGTTATATTGCACAAGAAGATTGAAGCGTTGAAACATATTTTGAGGTCGAAACGGTCTACGCACTATGAGGGTGTGATTCGGCCCCGTATATCGGACAATCCTCAGCCAGACTTGAGTTATTATGTAAAGAATAGGGTAGGCACAAATTTTAATAGGGATTTGGCTCAAGCAGCGTCGGTGAGAGCATCGCTAGAGAATGCTTTCCAGAGGGGAAACATTTTGGTGGTACAGCGGTACGGAGCTAACTACAATCCAGCTGTTCTCAACCCTTTCTATGCAGGAGTGCTTCAATCTATGAGTGATTCTTAACCCTCAATCGCTCAATGGTAGTATAGTAActattattttgaactttattgcctTGTGTTAAGGTCCAAAAACAAGATTTTTATTAACTTGCGTATCCGTTCTACAGCCGTATTGGGGCAGTAGTTTCTTTTCTTAACAATAACGTTATCATAAATCACTGGttaacgcagcgtaggacgtccacctacaaggtggaccgatgatctcgtaaagtagcaggaaggcgctgtatgTAGGCTGttaaggaaatcattggggaaggcctatgttcagcagtggacgtcctatggctgatatgatgatgatgaaatcacCGAGTTTTCatctatacttacgagcaaaagtatggaatcaggCCGTTGTGTTTGGTTCCGAGccatcttaagaactgaatgatatGTATTTaaagtatcaatttaaagtgtaaaacattacctttaaaatggtaccatttttaattatcttctattagtcatttagttcttacgATCGCTCGGAACAAGtatggtgattccatacttttgctcgcgagtgtatattgttgtattttttttttattatacttgtgtgc contains these protein-coding regions:
- the LOC135085959 gene encoding uncharacterized protein LOC135085959 codes for the protein MTAASAVYALVFFTVIGFQVTAWTIDLPEVRKFYFERFEKHEAKENLNNESYDNINGNSVHNAKDMHVYDLNKNNRIKNHGEEKSKYADSFNNYESYMVRKVQDALHNGSVYVDGLRLSIERYIEVLENCSRLNLTSDLPPELTSPLSIGDFTSVRAWVATCRRATESSEHVRRLAELALWTTRRLQDVAFTAKYSKDDSMEENELLLRLAWYLDKLAHLTGYDPNPEDHTTTARPPETTRLPSLALPLPNFLPNISAEVKNAILECLRVNSSEPATQRCALPIPPRALRQIARVYNLSDSSETDASLDTSGRVPRRLSDDTSLPSLEPELLLATDNKRVFAPILTPVKSVQKRSVTDSVDPLVKVLKYYAKHKIWVNSNPLVENFDEFAPNNDVFDVKNDLHPKNIQKRSLDDKPQVLNKPQTNPLQDLSKYIKGKPSIHYNINRERFRSALDAIHSKKVISNNKIKKLKKIFRYRRSPYEFEHHHHEHFLPHIPHDHVIKTHTNVHYEPHKDPAVVAKETVEKIKATIDKIHTKKVILHKKIEALKHILRSKRSTHYEGVIRPRISDNPQPDLSYYVKNRVGTNFNRDLAQAASVRASLENAFQRGNILVVQRYGANYNPAVLNPFYAGVLQSMSDS